The Bradysia coprophila strain Holo2 unplaced genomic scaffold, BU_Bcop_v1 contig_732, whole genome shotgun sequence genome has a window encoding:
- the LOC119084121 gene encoding fatty acid-binding protein, heart-like, with the protein MPEVWEGKRYEMYESHNFNDYMYELGVGFFTRQIGNAVTPTIILEKNGNKYKLTTESTFKTSVIEFELGKEFDEVTLDDRNVKSVVTLEGNKLIHKQGGDKPTTITREFTPTELVAIMTIGKVVCTRKYRAV; encoded by the exons ATGCCAGAAGTTTGGGAAGGAAAACGCTACGAAATGTACGAATCGCACAATTTCAACGATTACATGTACGAGCTCG GTGTCGGCTTTTTCACTCGTCAAATCGGCAATGCCGTCACACCCACCATTATCCTCGAGAAAAATGGCAACAAATACAAACTGACCACCGAATCGACATTCAAAACATCGGTCATCGAATTCGAATTGGGCAAAGAATTTGACGAGGTCACATTGGACGATCGTAATGTGAAGAGCGTTGTCACGCTGGAAGGTAACAAGCTGATACATAAGCAAGGTGGTGACAAACCGACTACCATCACTCGTGAATTTACGCCAACTGAACTGGTGGCTATAATGACGATTGGAAAAGTGGTGTGCACCCGAAAATACAGAGCCGTATAG
- the LOC119084117 gene encoding DBH-like monooxygenase protein 1 homolog: MSIRKIVLAYLVAASFAGCFSDTLKRSLTLDNNGKYSAEWEVNFDTEMIVFSVDVETTGYVGLGISMNPSMAGADIVIGGVRNGEPYFDDYYAPANGLPQRDDSQDWELLSASESNNRTQLKFSRKLNTCDDVGDVAITEDTQYLIWAIGDSDDVSYHGADPNKRGPRINNLLDAPAPAADLTQYDIFHIRRNHEMLPQDTSYWCTVHRAPDFNGTKHHLVAFNTTLTSELAIRHTHHLVLYACTPPEGQWTDYFEELVNHPGGECFSENADIPGMSTPYCDSLLYIWAVGGEMLVLPEITGYPIGEHGRQYFMIEVHIDNPGLETGTFETGIDLFYTSKLRDIDASVFGIAHTVNHLQIVPPRTDNFINVGHCSSECTQALIPEEGINLINVMFHAHKAGKRMKTRIIRNGVELPWLAVDNHYNFDYQANRPFQEYRKVLPGDHIITECTYDTTSRPNVTIGGHPSSYEMCQSFFWHYPKSVIFCDSTANPDLKELFGIEDYEASEFNDEPILTKPDSIAGKRYSDYLNTYDWTDDLKDRLQHQLRYGTHETRCLGSVRSVQYPEIRQEHVEENVCAGGDNITTKSFKITLLFAFVTLSVTQLNYS, encoded by the exons ATGtcaattagaaaaattgtgCTTGCTTACCTAGTAGCAGCATCATTTGCTGGTTGTTTCAGTGACACGCTAAAGCGGTCCTTAACATTAGACAACAACGGCAAATATTCGGCCGAATGGGAAGTGAATTTCGACACAGAAATGATTGTGTTTAGTGTAGATGTAGAGACAACTGGCTATGTTGGGCTCGGTATATCAATGAATCCAAGTATGGCAGGAGCAGATATTGTCATTGGAGGTGTTCGGAACGGTGAACCGTACTTTGAT GATTATTATGCACCAGCCAACGGGCTTCCTCAGCGTGATGATTCACAAGATTGGGAATTATTAAGTGCAAGCGAATCGAATAATCGTactcaattgaaattttcacgGAAGTTAAACACTTGCGATGATGTTGGAGATGTAGCCATAACT GAAGATACACAATATTTAATTTGGGCTATTGGCGACTCTGACGACGTCAGTTACCATGGTGCAGATCCCAATAAAAGAGGACCGAGAATAAATAATCTACTGGATGCTCCTGCACCAGCGGCTGATTTGACTCA GTACGACATTTTCCACATCAGAAGGAATCATGAGATGCTACCACAGGACACTTCGTACTGGTGCACAGTTCACAGAGCGCCGGACTTTAATGGAACTAAACACCATTTAGTTGCG TTCAATACTACGCTGACATCCGAATTGGCAATCAGGCATACACATCACTTAGTTCTTTACGCTTGCACTCCACCGGAAGGACAGTGGACCGATTACTTCGAAGAACTTGTGAATCATCCCGGTGGAGAGTGTTTTTCGGAAAATGCCGACATTCCTGGCATGTCAACACCATACTGTGATTCTCTTCTCTACATATGGGCAGTCGGCGGTGAAATGCTTGTATTGCCTGAAATAACCGGATATCCGATTGGTGAACACGGTCGTCAATACTTCATGATCGAGGTTCACATTGACAATCCTGGACTTGAGACTGGCACTTTCGAAACAGGAATTGATCTGTTTTACACAAGCAAATTAAGGGATATTGATGCGTCTGTGTTCGGTATTGCACACACTGTAAATCATTTGCAAATCGTTCCACCGCGAACGGATAACTTTATAAACGTGGGACACTGTTCATCGGAATGCACTCAAGCGCTGATTCCGGAGGAAGGAATCAATCTCATCAACGTTATGTTCCATGCTCACAAGGCGGGAAAGAGAATGAAAACCAGAATCATTCGCAATGGCGTTGAGCTACCTTGGCTGGCTGTTGATAATCATTACAATTTCGATTATCAGGCTAACAGGCCGTTCCAAGAGTATCGGAAAGTATTACCGGGAGACCATATTATTACCG AATGTACTTATGACACGACGTCTCGACCAAATGTTACAATTGGCGGACATCCATCATCGTATGAAATGTGTCAGAGTTTCTTCTGGCATTATCCGAAATCGGTCATCTTTTGCGATTCAACGGCAAATCCAGATTTAAAAGAACTGTTCGGAATCGAGGACTACGAAGC GTCAGAATTCAACGATGAACCAATTCTGACGAAGCCAGATTCGATTGCTGGCAAACGATATTCGGATTACTTGAACACTTATGATTGGACGGATGATTTGAAGGATCGACTTCAACACCAATTAAGATATGGTACACATGAGACTAGGTGCCTGGGGTCTGTTAGATCGGTGCAATATCCGGAAATAAGGCAAGAGCatgttgaagaaaatgtttgtgcgGGCGGCGACAACATTACCACGAAATCGTTTAAGATTACTTTACTGTTTGCGTTTGTCACACTTTCTGTTACACAGTTGAAttattcgtaa
- the LOC119084120 gene encoding histone deacetylase 3 has product MSRRVSYFYNPDVGNFHYGPGHPMKPHRLSITHSLIMNYGLHKKMKIYRPYKASAQDMLRFHSEEYVEFLQQVTPQNIQAVGYTKYLSHFSVGDDCPVFDGLFDFCAMYTGASLEGAQKLNHNHSDICINWSGGLHHAKKFEASGFCYVNDIVIGILELLKYHPRVLYIDIDVHHGDGVQEAFYLTDRVMTVSFHKYGNWFFPGTGDMYETGAEAGRYYSVNVPLKEGIDDQSYFQVFKPVISNVMEFYRPTAIVLQCGADSLAGDRLGCFSLSVKGHGECVKFVKELNVPTLVVGGGGYTPRNVARCWTYETSLLVDEQISNELPLTDYLEFFAPDFTLHPEIPTRQENANSKQYLELIWRHVHDNLKMCQHAPSVQMFNIPEDALPEENRLKEEPNPDIRINQSDDDQMVEAKNEFFDGDQDNDKTENET; this is encoded by the exons ATGAGTAGAAGGGTCTCTTATTTCTATAACCCGGACGTGGGCAATTTTCACTATGGCCCCGGACATCCGATGAAACCGCACAGATTATCGATAACACACAGTCTGATTATGAACTATGGGCTGCATAAGAAGATGAAAATATACCGTCCGTACAA GGCTTCCGCTCAAGATATGCTACGATTCCACAGCGAAGAATACGTGGAATTTCTCCAACAAGTTACGCCGCAAAACATCCAGGCCGTGGGATACACAAAGTATCT ATCGCATTTCAGTGTCGGCGATGACTGTCCCGTATTCGACGGGTTGTTTGATTTCTGTGCTATGTATACGGGCGCATCGTTAGAGGGTGCACAGAAGCTCAATCACAATCACAGCGACATTTGCATTAATTGGTCGGGTGGTTTGCATCATGCCAAGAAATTCGAAGCTTCTGGTTTCTGTTATGTGAATGACATTGTCATCGGCATATTGGAACTGTTGAAATATCATCCGCGCGTATTGTACATTGACATCGATGTGCATCATGGCGATGGTGTGCAGgaggcattttatttgaccgATCGTGTGATGACTGTTTCATTCCATAAATACGGAAATTGGTTCTTCCCGGGCACGGGTGATATGTACGAAACTGGTGCGGAGGCGGGACGATATTATTCGGTGAATGTGCCGCTGAAGGAGGGAATCGATGATCAGAGCTACTTTCAa GTATTCAAACCGGTAATCTCAAACGTAATGGAATTCTATCGCCCAACGGCAATTGTCTTGCAATGTGGTGCCGATTCTTTAGCTGGTGATCGTCTAGGCTGTTTTTCGCTTAGCGTCAAAGGTCACGGTGAATGTGTTAAATTCGTCAAAGAGCTAAATGTGCCCACCCTAGTTGTTGGCGGCGGAGG CTACACTCCACGAAATGTGGCTCGCTGCTGGACATACGAAACGTCCCTTCTGGTCGACGAACAAATTTCGAACGAACTACCGCTGACCGATTATTTGGAATTCTTTGCTCCCGATTTTACGCTGCATCCGGAAATTCCGACACGCCAAGAAAATGCGAACAGCAAACAATATTTGGAGCTGATCTGGCGACACGTCCATGACAATCTGAAAATGTGTCAACACGCGCCCAGCGTTCAAATGTTCAACATACCGGAAGATGCACTGCCCGAAGAGAATCGCTTGAAGGAGGAACCGAATCCGGATATACGCATCAATCAATCGGACGATGATCAGATGGTCGAggcgaaaaatgaatttttcgacGGTGATCAGGACAATGATAAAACGGAAAATGAGACTTGA